A section of the Myxocyprinus asiaticus isolate MX2 ecotype Aquarium Trade chromosome 40, UBuf_Myxa_2, whole genome shotgun sequence genome encodes:
- the LOC127430963 gene encoding beta-1,3-galactosyltransferase 9-like, whose product MNIMKTHQWCFLLCNVILFHALLFGGDIVEEFLLQSSPAAYTDRFVLEVRERARKLDLTETRLNTSQLYPINAEPCLHHQDLLILTVVFSSPGNSSQREALRNSWANQTTVQRVAVRTLFFIGPSYLGAEHESVREESERYCDIVLCEGGVLQSDWERRHWEQVKMALRWILLFCQEARFIVLSEDSVYLNLPALASYLLGLRTHPDDLYLGRVIHRAAPERDPSKAHYLPYQLYPDKYLPDYCSGPAFLLSQDVVRKVYVTAEDVALPLPSDLLIGLCARRAGVVATHSARFSGNRHIRYNPCCYNFLFSSAGMGVGLMGMAWRDLGEVNGGGCGMLKTYYSLVVCKAMTYLDKLSFLSNDNTQD is encoded by the exons ATGAACATCATGAAG ACTCATCAGTGGTGTTTTCTGTTGTGCAACGTCATCTTGTTTCACGCCCTGCTGTTTGGCGGTGACATTGTCGAAGAGTTCCTGCTGCAGTCCTCTCCTGCCGCTTACACCGACCGCTTTGTCCTCGAGGTTCGGGAGCGTGCACGCAAACTGGACCTGACTGAAACCAGGCTCAACACCTCGCAGCTCTATCCCATTAACGCTGAGCCATGCCTTCATCATCAGGACCTCCTCATCCTCACAGTGGTCTTCAGTTCCCCAGGAAACTCAAGCCAAAGGGAGGCCTTGCGAAACTCATGGGCCAATCAGACCACAGTGCAGCGCGTTGCTGTGCGGACATTGTTCTTCATTGGCCCCTCCTATTTAGGGGCGGAGCATGAGTCAGTGAGGGAGGAGTCAGAACGCTATTGTGACATTGTGCTGTGTGAGGGCGGGGTTTTGCAAAGCGACTGGGAGAGAAGACACTGGGAGCAAGTGAAAATGGCACTTCGCTGGATACTACTCTTCTGCCAAGAAGCTCGATTCATCGTGCTTTCCGAAGACTCTGTGTATTTAAACCTACCTGCACTTGCATCATACCTGCTAGGGCTGAGAACGCACCCCGATGACCTTTACCTGGGCAGGGTCATCCATCGGGCTGCACCTGAGCGAGACCCCAGTAAAGCACATTACCTTCCGTATCAGTTGTATCCTGATAAGTATCTCCCAGACTACTGCTCTGGCCCCGCTTTCCTCCTGTCGCAAGATGTTGTGAGGAAGGTTTATGTCACTGCTGAGGACGTAGCACTGCCCCTTCCCTCAGACCTGCTGATTGGCCTGTGCGCAAGAAGGGCAGGTGTGGTGGCCACTCACAGCGCTCGATTTTCCGGCAACCGACACATCCGATATAATCCCTGCTGCTACAACTTTCTATTCAGCTCAGCAGGAATGGGGGTGGGGCTGATGGGCATGGCTTGGAGAGATTTGGGGGAGGTAAATGGGGGGGGCTGTGGCATGTTGAAGACATACTACAGTTTGGTAGTCTGCAAAGCAATGACCTACCTGGACAAACTTTCCTTTCTGAGTAACGACAACACCCAGGACTAG
- the LOC127431180 gene encoding E3 ubiquitin-protein ligase RNF165-like produces the protein MVLVHVGYLVLPVFGSVRSRGAHFSRQQHSHATSCRHFHLAATATALPAEFPPPPLAPPQYQEVPPPFLPQALQQQYLIQQQLLQRRRTQERVPLNTHRLRPGYEYAPPLHVPQPIPQQPRYLAEGTDWDLSVDAGVPHQYPLQQLPQPYQHYLASPRMHHLPRNTSSTQVVVHEIRNYPYPQLHLLALQSLSPSRHASAVRESYEELLQLEDRLGSVSRGAVQTTIERFTFPHKYKKRKPLDLKLCESEEESDVDEKCTICLSMLEDGEDVRRLPCMHLFHQACVDQWLATSRKCPICRVDIQTQLTPES, from the exons GAGCACATTTTAGCAGGCAGCAGCATAGTCATGCTACCTCCTGCCGGCATTTTCATCTGGCTGCTACAGCAACGGCGCTGCCTGCTGAGTTCCCACCCCCTCCCCTCGCCCCGCCTCAATACCAGGAAGTCCCGCCCCCTTTCCTACCTCAGGCCTTACAGCAGCAATACCTCATCCAGCAACAGCTACTGCAGCGCAG ACGCACACAGGAGCGTGTCCCACTGAACACGCATCGGTTACGCCCAGGATATGAATATGCTCCGCCCCTCCATGTCCCACAGCCAATCCCACAGCAGCCCAGATACCTTGCGGAGGGCACAGACTG ggATCTGAGTGTGGATGCAGGTGTCCCTCATCAGTATCCTCTGCAGCAGCTTCCTCAACCCTACCAACACTACCTGGCCTCTCCCAGAATGCATCACCTTCCCAGAAACACGTCCTCCACCCAGGTG gTTGTCCATGAGATAAGGAACTATCCGTACCCACAGCTCCATTTGCTGGCTCTACAGAGCTTGAGTCCCAGCCGACATGCATCTGCTGTTCGAGAGAGCTATGag gaacTGTTGCAGTTGGAGGATCGATTGGGAAGTGTCAGTCGAGGAGCTGTGCAGACAACCATAGAGAGATTCACCTTCCCTCACAAATACAAGAAG cgGAAGCCGCTGGATCTAAAGTTGTGTGAGAGTGAGGAAGAGTCTGATGTGGATGAGAAATGCACCATCTGTCTTTCCATGCTGGAGGATGGAGAAGATGTCAG GCGGTTACCTTGTATGCATTTATTCCACCAGGCATGTGTGGATCAGTGGTTGGCCACCAGCAGGAAGTGTCCCATCTGCAGAGTGGATATCCAGACACAGCTCACACCCGAGAGCtga